One stretch of Desulfobacterales bacterium DNA includes these proteins:
- a CDS encoding DUF3108 domain-containing protein, translating to MLIADQINHLAGPRQGATRPGRDWVILVVSVLAGALLLLPAVAPAGASGRQVPFLAGERLTYQLRWQMVPAGTAVLEVLPGASFQGQPAHHFRMTATSNKVLDLFYKVRDKVDSIVNIDMTHSLFYKKDQQEGRARRDIKVFFDWSEKVARYSNFDKDHRTSPLMEGSFDPMSGFYYVRSLDLREGMEISRPISDGNKNVIGIVWVRKRETITVAGREYDTFLIEPDLKHVGGVFEKSKDAKLKIWVTADAAKIPVRIKSKVVVGSFIADLVDSRTVPVLLARDNNGNRVTDAE from the coding sequence ATGCTGATAGCGGATCAAATAAATCACCTTGCCGGGCCGCGGCAAGGTGCGACCCGGCCGGGCCGGGACTGGGTCATTCTGGTTGTCTCCGTTCTGGCCGGCGCTCTCCTGCTCCTCCCCGCCGTCGCTCCGGCCGGGGCAAGCGGCCGGCAGGTCCCCTTTCTTGCCGGGGAAAGGCTTACCTATCAGCTTCGCTGGCAGATGGTGCCGGCCGGCACGGCGGTACTCGAGGTGCTGCCCGGGGCATCCTTTCAGGGCCAGCCCGCCCATCATTTTCGAATGACCGCCACCTCGAACAAGGTCCTGGATCTTTTTTACAAGGTGCGCGACAAGGTCGATTCCATTGTCAACATCGATATGACCCACTCGCTGTTCTATAAAAAGGACCAGCAGGAGGGCCGGGCAAGAAGAGATATCAAGGTCTTTTTTGACTGGAGCGAAAAGGTGGCCCGCTATTCGAACTTTGACAAGGACCACCGGACCTCACCCCTGATGGAGGGCTCCTTTGACCCCATGTCCGGTTTCTATTACGTGCGCAGCCTGGATCTTCGCGAGGGCATGGAGATCTCCCGGCCGATCAGCGACGGCAACAAAAACGTGATCGGGATCGTCTGGGTGCGAAAACGGGAAACGATCACGGTTGCCGGCCGTGAATACGACACCTTTCTCATTGAGCCGGACCTGAAACATGTGGGCGGGGTGTTTGAAAAGAGCAAGGACGCCAAGCTCAAGATCTGGGTCACCGCCGATGCGGCCAAGATCCCGGTCCGGATAAAGAGTAAGGTGGTGGTGGGCAGCTTTATCGCCGACCTGGTCGACTCCCGCACCGTGCCGGTACTATTGGCCCGGGACAACAACGGCAACCGGGTGACAGACGCTGAATAA
- a CDS encoding metallophosphatase family protein: protein MKIGLISDLHATAGPVREALAVFQRQGVDRVLCGGDIAGYGTELEQTVDLLIGSGCETIPGNHDLWYLNRPADRKSARVVTFFEKLPLWLEVTLKGKRVYLVHASPPQSLMEGITLLDEHAQLLTSRKERWTDELEGSEFDVLVVGHTHQVFAEQLGNVLVINPGSTKFNHTCAILSLPEMEFQIFALSNKTPVLAWNWGMIRRSG, encoded by the coding sequence ATGAAAATCGGCTTAATCAGTGATCTGCATGCCACGGCAGGTCCCGTGCGGGAAGCCCTGGCTGTTTTTCAGAGGCAGGGGGTGGATCGTGTTCTCTGTGGTGGAGACATTGCCGGCTACGGGACGGAGCTGGAGCAAACCGTTGACCTGCTTATTGGGAGTGGATGTGAAACGATTCCGGGTAACCATGATCTCTGGTATCTGAACCGCCCTGCTGACCGGAAATCAGCGCGGGTTGTTACATTTTTCGAGAAACTGCCTTTATGGCTGGAAGTAACCCTCAAAGGGAAGCGTGTCTACCTGGTTCATGCAAGTCCTCCACAGTCACTCATGGAGGGAATCACCCTGTTGGATGAACATGCACAGCTCCTGACAAGCCGGAAAGAGCGATGGACCGATGAACTGGAAGGATCTGAATTCGATGTACTGGTGGTTGGCCATACCCACCAGGTTTTTGCCGAACAGTTGGGCAATGTTCTGGTGATCAATCCGGGAAGCACGAAGTTCAACCATACCTGCGCGATCCTCAGCCTTCCCGAGATGGAGTTTCAAATATTTGCTTTATCGAACAAAACCCCGGTGCTTGCCTGGAACTGGGGAATGATCCGAAGAAGCGGATGA
- a CDS encoding AsmA family protein, which produces MGWKKAVGIPVVFLVVLAGAVFIFISTYDYANLKPVLEEQVAVATGRTLTIAGPVRLRLGLTPSLVVDDVGFENAAWGSRPELVSLKKLQVKVALLPLLSRNIVVREFILIEPDILLETDKQGQGNWVFSARKKETAPDKKGGAGPGIRLENVRIKNGRVTYLDGRTGKTYTLLLDDMTIAPAPQDRLALDLNGSYNRNAFSVNGTVAGLDALLARAEPWPLDLTVTAAGSTIKAAGTMALAEKGLELDLAVSLDSPSLGRLAGLAGIKGIPDVGPVALSAGLGGNPAGSLAITGLEVRLGESDLKGSASVALGGPRPRLTADLTSNRLDLRPLQPAEEKAEVAATEKEKKVFPDTPLKLAGLKAADLTAIVKIGRLVLRRAMVDDLSVRIILKDGRLKLDPMTAKIAGGSMTGRLALREQGNKAVLAAAFKIEKLDLDRLLKEIGAREMVAGKLDIEADLAGSGGSVAALMASLDGRTRLVMGKGRINNKQLGRIGVDLAGSLTRMINPLAEKSDYTEANCFVSGFAVKNGLARSTALLLDTPRMSVIGDGRINLKTEGLSLALKPLPKKGVAGFNLNLAELARSFKLGGTLARPALVIDPGQTALAIGKAAGGIALFGPVGIAAVLAGKDETDENPCLTALAKVEKGAAAKPGDRDKGAIKNSGAPLDGDAGEIGGTLEKLFGR; this is translated from the coding sequence ATGGGATGGAAAAAGGCTGTTGGGATTCCGGTTGTTTTTCTGGTCGTCCTGGCCGGGGCGGTCTTCATCTTTATTTCCACCTATGACTACGCCAACCTCAAACCGGTACTCGAGGAACAGGTCGCCGTTGCCACCGGCCGGACCCTTACCATTGCCGGTCCGGTCCGTCTGCGGCTTGGCTTGACCCCCAGCCTGGTGGTTGATGATGTTGGTTTTGAAAACGCGGCCTGGGGTTCGCGGCCGGAGCTGGTTAGCCTCAAAAAACTGCAGGTCAAGGTCGCCCTTCTGCCCCTGCTGTCACGAAACATCGTTGTTCGGGAGTTTATCCTGATCGAGCCGGATATCCTGCTTGAGACCGACAAGCAGGGCCAGGGCAACTGGGTTTTCAGCGCCAGGAAAAAAGAGACTGCGCCGGACAAGAAAGGGGGCGCCGGGCCGGGGATCCGGCTCGAGAATGTGCGGATCAAGAACGGCCGGGTTACCTATCTGGACGGCCGGACCGGTAAAACCTACACGCTTTTGCTGGATGATATGACCATTGCCCCGGCACCACAGGACCGGCTGGCCCTGGATCTGAACGGGAGCTATAACCGGAACGCTTTTAGTGTCAATGGAACCGTTGCCGGGCTCGATGCCCTGCTGGCAAGGGCCGAACCCTGGCCCCTGGACCTGACCGTGACTGCTGCCGGTTCCACCATCAAGGCGGCCGGAACCATGGCCCTGGCCGAAAAGGGGCTGGAACTTGACCTGGCGGTTTCCCTTGATTCGCCGTCCCTGGGCCGGCTTGCCGGTCTGGCCGGAATAAAAGGGATACCTGATGTCGGCCCGGTCGCACTGTCGGCCGGCCTTGGCGGTAATCCGGCCGGTTCCCTTGCCATAACCGGTCTGGAGGTCCGCCTTGGTGAATCCGATCTCAAGGGCAGTGCATCGGTTGCCCTGGGCGGTCCCCGGCCCCGGCTCACCGCCGATCTGACCTCGAACAGGCTCGACTTGCGCCCCCTGCAGCCGGCAGAAGAAAAGGCCGAAGTCGCGGCCACGGAAAAAGAGAAAAAGGTCTTTCCTGATACCCCGTTAAAACTGGCCGGCTTAAAGGCCGCGGATCTCACCGCTATCGTCAAAATCGGTCGCCTGGTCCTGCGTCGGGCAATGGTGGACGATCTTTCCGTCAGGATCATCTTGAAAGACGGCCGTCTCAAACTGGACCCCATGACCGCCAAGATCGCCGGCGGCTCGATGACCGGCCGGCTTGCCTTGCGTGAACAGGGCAACAAGGCGGTGCTGGCCGCTGCCTTTAAAATCGAAAAGCTCGATCTGGACCGTTTGCTCAAGGAGATCGGGGCCAGGGAAATGGTTGCGGGCAAGCTGGATATCGAGGCCGATCTGGCCGGCAGCGGCGGTTCGGTGGCCGCGCTGATGGCAAGCCTTGACGGCAGGACCAGGTTGGTGATGGGCAAGGGCAGGATTAATAACAAACAGCTTGGTCGCATCGGCGTTGACCTGGCCGGCTCCCTGACACGGATGATCAATCCGCTTGCAGAGAAATCCGACTACACCGAGGCCAACTGTTTTGTCAGCGGTTTTGCAGTCAAGAACGGCCTGGCCCGGTCCACGGCCCTGCTCCTTGACACCCCGCGGATGAGCGTTATCGGGGACGGCAGGATCAACCTGAAGACCGAGGGACTGAGCCTGGCGCTTAAGCCTTTGCCCAAGAAAGGGGTGGCCGGTTTCAATCTCAATCTCGCTGAGTTGGCCAGATCCTTCAAGCTGGGCGGCACCCTGGCCAGGCCGGCCCTGGTCATTGATCCGGGCCAGACCGCGCTGGCCATCGGCAAGGCAGCGGGCGGTATCGCCCTGTTCGGGCCGGTGGGTATTGCCGCGGTCCTGGCCGGCAAGGACGAAACTGACGAAAATCCCTGCCTGACGGCACTGGCAAAGGTTGAAAAAGGCGCTGCCGCCAAACCCGGAGACAGGGACAAGGGTGCGATAAAAAACAGCGGCGCCCCCCTGGACGGGGATGCCGGAGAGATCGGCGGAACACTGGAGAAACTGTTCGGCCGTTAA
- a CDS encoding ABC transporter ATP-binding protein: MMNLLELKELSLTIHTETGPEQVLDSVSLTVAPGQTVALVGESGSGKSVTALSILRLLERTATVSMRGEILFEEQDLLTSSEEQVRRLRGNRIAMIFQEPMTSLNPVYTIGAQVMESLILHQGLARQEARDKAINLLARTGIPDPEQRLASYPHQLSGGQRQRVMIAMALACRPALLIADEPTTALDVTIQAQILALIKDLQREMGMAVLLITHDLNMVRKIAGQVHIMRQGRIVEQGDTEQIFTNPVDSYTRHLLASVPRGFPEPRPRGAPLLTIKDMRCHFPIKAGFFKKTVGLIKAVDGISLTIRQGSTYGVVGESGSGKSTLGMCLLRLTGCQGRIRYMRENGEIDLLALDIAGMRPLRKELQVVFQDPFSSLSPRLTVEEIINEGLKVHGIGRDKRKQRQLVEQSLLEVGLVPEMADRYPHEFSGGQRQRIAIARAVALKPRFLVLDEPTSALDMTIQAQIIELLKDLQTRLGMTYLFISHDLRIIRALCDEVAVMKEGLIVESGPAGEIFRNPTHPYTRKLFAAAFGLETDEPGTGETTSMAGQYGPATTKE, encoded by the coding sequence ATGATGAACTTGCTGGAACTCAAGGAGCTTTCGCTGACCATCCACACCGAGACCGGCCCGGAACAGGTGCTTGATTCGGTGTCCCTGACCGTTGCCCCGGGCCAGACCGTGGCCCTGGTGGGTGAGTCCGGCTCCGGCAAGTCGGTAACCGCCTTGTCGATCCTGAGACTCCTGGAACGGACCGCCACGGTGAGCATGCGCGGGGAGATTCTGTTCGAGGAGCAGGACCTCCTGACCAGCAGCGAGGAACAGGTCCGCAGGCTGCGCGGCAACCGGATAGCGATGATCTTCCAGGAGCCGATGACCTCGCTCAACCCGGTCTACACCATCGGCGCCCAGGTAATGGAATCCCTGATTCTCCACCAGGGACTTGCCAGACAGGAGGCCCGGGACAAGGCGATCAACCTGCTGGCCCGGACCGGGATTCCGGACCCGGAACAACGGCTGGCCAGCTATCCCCATCAACTCTCCGGCGGGCAACGGCAGCGGGTGATGATCGCCATGGCCCTGGCCTGCCGGCCGGCCCTGTTGATCGCCGATGAGCCGACCACCGCGCTGGACGTCACCATCCAGGCCCAGATCCTGGCCCTGATCAAGGACCTGCAACGGGAAATGGGCATGGCCGTACTCCTGATTACCCATGATCTCAACATGGTGCGCAAGATTGCCGGCCAGGTTCACATCATGCGCCAGGGCCGGATAGTCGAGCAGGGAGATACCGAACAGATCTTTACCAACCCGGTCGATTCCTACACCCGACATCTGCTGGCCAGCGTGCCCAGGGGCTTCCCGGAGCCAAGACCCCGGGGAGCCCCCCTGCTCACAATTAAGGACATGCGCTGTCATTTTCCGATCAAGGCCGGGTTCTTTAAAAAAACCGTGGGCCTGATCAAGGCGGTGGACGGGATCTCGCTCACCATCCGCCAGGGATCCACCTATGGGGTGGTGGGCGAATCTGGCTCGGGCAAGTCCACTCTGGGGATGTGTCTGTTGCGACTCACCGGCTGCCAGGGCCGGATCCGTTACATGCGGGAGAACGGGGAAATCGATCTGCTCGCCCTTGACATCGCCGGGATGAGGCCCCTGCGCAAGGAGTTGCAGGTGGTGTTCCAGGATCCTTTTTCCTCGCTCTCGCCCCGGTTGACCGTTGAGGAGATCATCAACGAGGGGCTCAAGGTGCATGGAATCGGCAGAGATAAAAGAAAACAGCGGCAACTGGTGGAACAGAGTCTGCTGGAGGTGGGGCTTGTTCCGGAGATGGCGGACCGCTATCCCCATGAATTCTCCGGGGGCCAGCGGCAGCGAATCGCCATTGCCCGGGCCGTGGCCCTGAAACCGCGGTTTCTGGTGCTGGACGAGCCCACCAGCGCCCTGGACATGACCATCCAGGCCCAGATCATCGAGCTGCTCAAGGACCTCCAGACAAGACTCGGAATGACCTATCTGTTCATCTCCCATGACCTGCGGATAATCCGGGCCCTGTGTGACGAGGTGGCGGTGATGAAGGAAGGGCTGATCGTGGAATCAGGACCGGCCGGCGAAATCTTCCGCAACCCCACCCATCCCTATACCCGCAAACTCTTTGCCGCGGCCTTTGGGCTGGAAACGGATGAGCCGGGAACTGGAGAAACAACCAGCATGGCCGGCCAATATGGTCCAGCCACAACAAAAGAATGA
- the yejB gene encoding microcin C ABC transporter permease YejB yields MAAYILKRILLMIPTLFGIMLITFMVTQFVPGGPVERMMAEIEGHGAKTALGATGEVRAGTTSGLYQGRQGLDQQRIEQLKKLYGFDKPPLERFLIMMKNYLVFDFGTSYYHHQSVVQLVISKLPVSMSLGLWSFLIVYLTCIPLGISKAVHHGDRFDVISSSVILVGYAIPGFVLAILMIVLFGGGSFWSIFPLRGLVSDNWSEMSLIAKILDYLWHMVLPVTASTVGSLAVMTLLTKNSFLEEIRKQYVLTARAKGLGENQVLYRHVFRNAIIPIITGFPGSFITAFFTGSLLIETIFSLDGMGLLAYQSVMNRDYPVVLGTLYFFTIIGLISRLLSDLSYVLVDPRITFESVEQK; encoded by the coding sequence ATGGCCGCCTATATCCTGAAACGCATCCTGTTGATGATCCCCACCCTGTTCGGGATCATGCTGATCACCTTTATGGTGACCCAGTTCGTGCCCGGCGGTCCGGTGGAGCGGATGATGGCTGAAATCGAGGGCCATGGCGCCAAGACCGCCCTGGGCGCCACCGGCGAGGTCCGGGCCGGCACCACCAGTGGTCTCTACCAGGGCAGACAGGGACTGGACCAGCAACGGATAGAGCAACTTAAAAAACTCTACGGCTTTGACAAGCCGCCGCTGGAACGGTTCCTGATCATGATGAAGAACTACCTGGTCTTTGATTTCGGCACCAGTTATTACCACCACCAGAGCGTGGTCCAACTGGTGATCTCCAAGCTGCCGGTGTCCATGTCCCTGGGACTCTGGTCCTTTCTGATCGTCTACCTCACCTGCATTCCGCTGGGCATCTCCAAGGCGGTACACCACGGCGACCGGTTCGATGTCATCTCCAGCAGCGTGATCCTGGTCGGCTACGCTATCCCCGGTTTTGTCCTGGCCATCCTGATGATCGTCCTGTTCGGCGGCGGCAGCTTCTGGAGTATTTTCCCGCTCCGGGGCCTGGTCTCCGACAACTGGTCCGAGATGAGCCTCATCGCAAAGATTCTCGACTATCTTTGGCACATGGTCCTGCCGGTCACCGCCAGCACCGTGGGCAGCCTGGCGGTGATGACCCTGCTGACCAAGAACAGTTTTCTGGAGGAGATCCGCAAGCAGTACGTGCTCACCGCCCGGGCCAAGGGGTTGGGGGAAAACCAGGTCCTCTACCGCCATGTGTTCCGCAATGCGATCATCCCGATCATCACCGGCTTTCCCGGTTCCTTTATCACCGCCTTTTTCACCGGCAGCCTGCTGATCGAGACCATCTTCTCGCTGGACGGGATGGGGCTGCTGGCCTACCAGTCGGTAATGAACCGTGACTACCCGGTGGTGCTGGGCACCCTTTATTTCTTTACGATCATCGGTCTGATCTCCCGCCTGCTTTCGGATCTGAGCTATGTGCTGGTGGATCCGCGGATCACCTTTGAGAGCGTGGAGCAGAAATGA
- a CDS encoding universal stress protein, which produces MDTGKKFLIAVDDNEISMRAVDYVGQIVGSTEGFTICLFNVYPEPPPYYFQQGHTLAEYIREKEAAAEKIFARAREKLAGFAIPAERITTICRQSAAEPPSRTIIKMQEEGGFDTVVVGKRGVSKAEEFLFGSISNAVVRESKGFTVWVVG; this is translated from the coding sequence ATGGATACCGGGAAAAAATTTCTCATTGCCGTGGACGACAATGAGATATCCATGCGGGCGGTGGACTACGTCGGCCAAATCGTGGGCAGTACCGAGGGATTCACCATCTGCCTGTTTAACGTCTACCCTGAGCCGCCGCCCTATTATTTTCAGCAGGGCCACACCCTGGCCGAATATATCCGGGAAAAGGAAGCGGCAGCGGAAAAAATCTTTGCCCGGGCAAGGGAAAAGCTGGCCGGCTTTGCCATTCCCGCGGAGCGGATCACCACCATCTGCCGGCAGAGCGCGGCCGAACCACCCAGCCGGACAATCATCAAGATGCAGGAGGAGGGAGGGTTTGACACGGTGGTGGTGGGTAAGCGCGGGGTGAGCAAGGCCGAGGAGTTTCTGTTCGGTTCCATCTCCAACGCCGTGGTCCGGGAAAGTAAGGGTTTCACCGTCTGGGTGGTGGGATGA
- a CDS encoding ABC transporter permease, giving the protein MSRRPGTGLARRRWRRFKSNRRGFYSLVLFSILFILGMNAELISNDKPFLLCYQDSFYYPVFKSYPETLFGGDFDTETDYRDPYILEKLTTNGNWVLFPINPHSYNSINQAIEGPVPSPPTRANYLGTDDRGRDVLARLIYGFRLSVLFGFCLTLVGTGLGIIAGAVQGYFGGKTDLFFQRFIEIWSAMPELYLLIIFASIFKPSVLLLIILLSMFGWMGLSDYVRAEFLKGRNMDYVTAAKALGVGNLTIMFRHLLPNGMTPVITFLPFRMSGAILALTSLDFLGLGVPPSTPSLGELLAQGKSNIEAWWLSLSTFVVLVGTLVLLVFIGEALRETFDPRQSLVAKKK; this is encoded by the coding sequence ATGAGCCGCCGCCCGGGAACAGGCCTGGCCCGGCGACGCTGGCGGCGGTTTAAAAGCAACCGCCGGGGCTTCTACAGCCTGGTTCTTTTTTCCATCCTTTTTATCCTCGGCATGAACGCCGAGTTGATCAGCAACGACAAACCCTTTCTGCTCTGCTATCAGGATTCTTTTTACTATCCGGTCTTCAAGTCCTATCCCGAGACCCTGTTTGGCGGAGATTTTGATACTGAGACCGATTACCGCGATCCTTATATCCTGGAAAAGCTCACCACCAACGGCAACTGGGTCCTTTTCCCGATCAATCCCCACTCCTACAACTCCATCAACCAGGCGATAGAGGGACCAGTGCCCTCGCCGCCCACCCGGGCCAACTATCTCGGCACCGATGACCGCGGCCGGGACGTGCTGGCCCGGCTCATTTACGGGTTTCGACTGTCAGTGCTGTTCGGCTTCTGCCTGACCCTGGTGGGTACCGGACTGGGGATCATTGCCGGCGCGGTGCAGGGCTATTTCGGCGGCAAGACCGATCTTTTTTTTCAACGCTTCATCGAGATCTGGAGCGCCATGCCTGAACTCTATCTGCTGATTATCTTTGCCTCGATTTTCAAGCCCAGCGTCCTGCTGCTGATCATCCTGCTGTCCATGTTCGGCTGGATGGGGCTTTCCGACTATGTGCGGGCCGAGTTCCTCAAGGGCCGCAACATGGACTACGTCACTGCGGCCAAGGCCCTGGGGGTGGGCAACCTGACCATCATGTTCCGCCACCTGCTGCCCAACGGCATGACCCCGGTGATCACCTTTCTGCCCTTTCGGATGTCCGGCGCGATCCTGGCCCTGACCAGCCTCGATTTTCTGGGCCTCGGGGTGCCGCCCTCCACCCCGAGCCTGGGCGAACTGCTGGCCCAGGGCAAGAGCAATATCGAGGCCTGGTGGCTGTCGCTCTCCACCTTTGTGGTGCTGGTGGGCACCCTTGTCTTGCTGGTCTTTATCGGCGAGGCCCTGCGTGAAACCTTTGATCCCCGCCAATCCCTGGTCGCAAAGAAAAAATGA
- a CDS encoding ketopantoate reductase family protein has protein sequence MEIVIVGAGAIGRVFGALLSRGGHRVWFVETREDVVEAINRNGIEIMDIGVEDPGAMTRVPARAVNNGQEIKQCDLVILAVKSFDTRAAVKGVAHLVAEDSPVLSLQTGLGNLEIMEKVVGRDNIIGGFTFMAGIGLGPGRVKHSGLGDTLIGELTGQPTPRIERLSQVLTRSGIPTEVTREVKEKLWCKVIVYSAINSVSAVLRMRNGMLLQNMESITLMKRLVDEGRAVAEACDIDIRQDLYELLFDICNRTAANMSSMLQDVVNRKRTEVDALNGMLCAYGTEQRVATPTQQTMVQLVKLVEKWDQCYIVDT, from the coding sequence ATGGAGATAGTCATTGTCGGCGCAGGCGCCATCGGCCGGGTGTTCGGGGCCCTGCTCAGCCGGGGCGGTCACCGGGTCTGGTTCGTGGAAACACGCGAGGACGTTGTTGAGGCGATCAACCGGAACGGTATCGAGATCATGGATATCGGGGTGGAAGACCCCGGTGCCATGACCCGTGTCCCGGCCCGGGCGGTGAACAACGGTCAGGAGATCAAGCAGTGCGATCTTGTGATCCTGGCGGTAAAATCCTTTGATACCCGGGCCGCGGTAAAGGGGGTCGCCCACCTGGTTGCCGAGGATTCGCCGGTCCTGAGCCTGCAGACCGGGCTCGGCAACCTGGAGATCATGGAAAAGGTGGTGGGCCGCGATAATATCATCGGCGGCTTTACCTTCATGGCCGGCATCGGCCTGGGCCCCGGCCGGGTCAAACACAGCGGCCTGGGCGACACCCTGATCGGCGAGTTGACCGGTCAGCCCACTCCCCGGATCGAGCGGCTGAGCCAGGTCCTGACCCGGAGCGGGATCCCCACCGAGGTGACCCGGGAGGTTAAGGAGAAGCTCTGGTGCAAGGTGATCGTATATTCGGCCATCAACAGTGTTTCCGCCGTGTTGCGGATGAGAAACGGGATGCTTCTCCAGAACATGGAGTCCATCACCCTGATGAAACGGCTGGTGGACGAGGGCCGGGCCGTGGCCGAGGCCTGCGATATCGATATCCGGCAGGATCTCTATGAACTGCTCTTTGATATCTGCAACCGGACCGCCGCCAACATGTCCTCCATGCTCCAGGACGTGGTCAACCGCAAGCGCACCGAGGTGGATGCCTTGAACGGGATGCTCTGTGCATATGGGACCGAACAGCGGGTGGCCACTCCCACCCAGCAGACCATGGTGCAGTTGGTCAAGCTGGTGGAAAAATGGGATCAATGCTACATCGTTGATACCTGA